One Jeotgalibaca porci genomic region harbors:
- a CDS encoding PEP/pyruvate-binding domain-containing protein, which translates to MNNWLTYEQMTRENSGGKAAELASMKKRGLNVPPFIALSLATAKRIRGTGEIEPTLTELYPMLDERKLYAVRSSANMEDGSETSFAGLFETYLNVSPTHIADKISACLAAGGKNHIHAYADYHTLKASDIVVTVIVQEMIPAERSGVLFTANPQGLLNESVLVIGNGLGEGIVNAEVPVTTYYLKRDEDFVYFEREEDSPLMTEKERADLLQQVDGLTSKQLDVEFAIADGSVYVLQSRPITTFPTGAMTVLNNSNLVESYPGLTQPLTESFITFAYEQVFKGVAWRFSRSQALLDHYASAFQELVVRVNGRMYYNMNHLYGLLQFLPFPKLLLPIWQEMMGFTQKEIVIPPALAKQTSLWDSLLISSRIIKELVTTPKQMTALDRAFQDTTTFFRASYKTDMSAAEVKNLYHALEERILKKWDITLVNDLYAFTYTGLLKRVLRRWGKDPDSNEWHQWFAGIPMISSMEPVHEMQKMAAFARDHQLTEAIRNITTPNALTLFLEENPHFKSLFTSYVERYGDRGLEELKLETQTFRSHPLKALQQLSDFLDMPPRKESVHVEKERIPFTGWRKRVFHFLSKRARLGIQHRETSRLNRSRIYGMVRTLFRRLGVIAEAEGYIEHHEDIFWLSVDEAFDLKDYRALIAQRKEAQQGFASLPAYGYLVFKGHPYDKAIRIVENGRSAISSHQLQGTPTSNGIVEGEVLVVHHPSEVREGAKDKILVTQMTDPGWVFLLTQAKGIIAEKGSLLSHTAIISRELGIPAVVGIKQATTHLKTGDRVILDGNSGKVTRKEARNES; encoded by the coding sequence ATGAACAATTGGCTCACGTATGAACAGATGACGCGCGAAAATAGTGGTGGAAAAGCAGCCGAATTGGCGAGCATGAAAAAACGAGGCTTAAATGTCCCGCCCTTCATCGCGTTGTCCCTTGCCACAGCGAAGCGTATTCGTGGCACTGGTGAGATAGAACCAACCTTAACCGAATTATATCCCATGCTGGACGAAAGAAAGCTCTATGCCGTTCGTTCTTCCGCAAATATGGAAGACGGATCAGAAACGTCATTTGCGGGTTTATTTGAAACGTATCTCAATGTTTCACCAACACATATAGCGGATAAAATTTCGGCTTGTTTGGCAGCAGGCGGTAAGAATCATATTCACGCTTATGCCGATTATCATACTTTGAAAGCGTCAGATATTGTTGTAACGGTTATTGTACAGGAAATGATTCCGGCTGAACGTTCAGGGGTTTTATTCACGGCGAATCCGCAAGGATTGCTGAATGAGAGTGTTTTGGTAATTGGGAATGGCTTGGGCGAGGGGATTGTCAATGCAGAAGTCCCCGTTACAACTTACTATCTAAAGCGCGATGAGGATTTTGTCTACTTTGAACGTGAAGAGGATAGTCCCTTAATGACGGAAAAGGAAAGAGCAGATTTGTTGCAGCAAGTGGACGGTTTAACGTCTAAACAGTTGGATGTTGAGTTTGCGATTGCGGATGGCAGTGTCTATGTTTTGCAGTCCCGACCGATTACAACGTTCCCGACTGGTGCGATGACCGTATTAAATAATAGTAACTTAGTGGAAAGTTACCCGGGGTTGACGCAACCGCTGACGGAAAGCTTTATCACTTTTGCTTATGAACAAGTTTTTAAAGGCGTAGCTTGGCGCTTTTCGCGTTCCCAAGCATTGTTGGACCATTATGCTTCAGCGTTCCAAGAACTCGTTGTCCGGGTCAATGGACGCATGTATTATAATATGAATCACTTGTACGGGTTATTGCAATTCTTGCCGTTCCCTAAGTTGCTTTTGCCAATATGGCAAGAGATGATGGGTTTTACTCAGAAGGAAATCGTTATTCCGCCAGCCTTGGCGAAGCAGACATCATTGTGGGACAGCTTGCTGATTTCGAGTCGAATTATTAAAGAACTCGTAACGACTCCGAAGCAGATGACTGCATTAGACCGTGCGTTCCAAGATACAACAACGTTCTTTCGTGCCTCTTATAAAACCGATATGTCTGCGGCAGAAGTGAAAAATCTATATCACGCTTTAGAAGAGCGTATTTTGAAAAAATGGGACATCACGCTTGTGAATGACTTATATGCCTTTACTTATACGGGTTTATTGAAGCGTGTTTTACGTCGATGGGGAAAGGATCCAGATAGCAATGAATGGCATCAGTGGTTCGCCGGTATTCCGATGATATCCAGTATGGAACCGGTGCATGAAATGCAAAAAATGGCTGCCTTTGCCCGAGACCATCAGTTGACCGAAGCCATCCGAAACATCACAACGCCAAACGCATTAACACTGTTCTTGGAGGAGAACCCGCATTTTAAGAGCCTCTTTACTTCCTATGTCGAGCGTTACGGCGACCGGGGGCTGGAAGAACTGAAACTAGAAACACAGACATTTCGCAGCCATCCTTTAAAGGCTTTGCAACAACTCAGTGACTTCTTGGACATGCCGCCTCGAAAAGAAAGCGTGCATGTGGAAAAGGAACGTATTCCGTTCACAGGTTGGCGTAAGCGTGTCTTTCATTTCTTAAGTAAACGGGCGCGGCTGGGTATTCAGCACCGCGAAACGTCACGACTCAATCGCAGCCGTATTTACGGGATGGTTCGGACTTTGTTCCGGCGTTTAGGAGTGATTGCGGAGGCGGAAGGTTATATTGAACACCACGAAGATATCTTTTGGTTATCAGTGGATGAGGCGTTTGATCTGAAAGACTACCGGGCATTAATTGCGCAACGGAAAGAGGCACAGCAAGGGTTTGCTTCTTTGCCGGCCTATGGTTATTTGGTATTTAAAGGACATCCTTACGATAAAGCGATTCGAATAGTTGAGAATGGGAGGAGTGCGATCTCGTCCCATCAGTTACAAGGCACGCCAACGTCCAATGGCATTGTGGAGGGGGAAGTGTTAGTCGTTCACCATCCAAGCGAAGTGCGAGAGGGCGCCAAAGACAAAATATTAGTGACGCAAATGACAGATCCAGGATGGGTTTTCCTATTGACCCAAGCCAAAGGGATTATTGCTGAAAAAGGATCACTGCTATCACATACGGCCATTATTTCCCGTGAATTGGGTATCCCAGCCGTGGTCGGAATTAAGCAGGCAACGACGCACTTAAAAACAGGTGATAGAGTGATTTTGGATGGAAATAGTGGAAAGGTCACACGGAAGGAGGCACGCAATGAAAGTTGA
- a CDS encoding UbiA family prenyltransferase, which yields MLKRLSIYAREMYPIIPRLGISFLMVAVQILGVLAFARTQPRYQFNWEDLGIIYTVFAFLFLLRIADEFKDLENDRINYPERPLPSGRLFKKDLWYLGTVLFVTMVGLNILLPQPIWPFILVVFYGFLMTVWFFQRAKIEPSLVLALVTHNPVQLLLSLYVIHYVTVQYELPLWTKENVLLAFVLYIPALLWEVSRKIKAPADENQYVTYSQVWGFRGSLYAVSGIAAVGVIAAWVLVAELTASLLLMVSFIGLLYTLYRFYQNPDGKNLKTSVPAYLIAHLSVFLLLVTLLYI from the coding sequence ATGCTTAAACGTTTAAGTATTTATGCAAGAGAAATGTATCCGATTATTCCGCGCTTGGGGATTAGTTTTTTAATGGTTGCCGTTCAGATTCTGGGGGTGCTGGCATTTGCACGCACGCAACCACGTTATCAGTTTAACTGGGAAGATTTAGGCATCATCTATACAGTCTTTGCATTTTTATTTTTACTCCGCATCGCAGATGAGTTTAAGGACTTGGAAAATGACCGGATCAATTATCCTGAACGCCCCCTTCCTTCTGGACGGTTGTTCAAGAAAGACTTATGGTATTTAGGAACCGTCCTTTTTGTGACAATGGTAGGCCTTAATATCCTGTTGCCGCAACCTATTTGGCCTTTTATTCTGGTTGTATTTTACGGTTTTTTAATGACTGTTTGGTTTTTCCAACGGGCTAAAATTGAGCCGAGTTTGGTTTTGGCACTTGTCACCCATAATCCGGTTCAATTGCTGTTAAGTTTGTATGTGATTCATTACGTGACAGTGCAATATGAGCTGCCATTATGGACCAAAGAGAACGTTTTGTTGGCATTTGTATTGTATATTCCTGCTTTATTGTGGGAAGTTTCCCGTAAGATAAAAGCACCGGCTGATGAGAACCAGTATGTGACGTATTCACAAGTATGGGGATTCCGAGGCTCACTATACGCTGTTAGTGGAATTGCTGCTGTTGGTGTCATTGCGGCTTGGGTATTGGTTGCTGAGTTAACCGCATCTCTTTTATTAATGGTTAGTTTTATTGGATTGCTTTATACCCTGTACCGCTTTTATCAAAATCCCGACGGTAAAAACTTAAAAACTTCCGTTCCTGCGTATTTAATTGCGCATCTATCTGTATTTTTGTTGCTTGTCACATTGCTATATATTTAA
- a CDS encoding phosphatidylserine decarboxylase has product MTLIYDRKLKETYTEAEVGGRVVTFLYETALGRFLLKPLLYPAFSNFKAARNNTKRSVRKIKPFVEKYHINLDEAEQTTFQSFNDFFTRRLRPDARPISEAKTTVIAVADSKLMTYSISESGVFQIKSRSYTLNELIRDTRVAEQFIGGTCLVFRLAIDDYHRYCYPDAGKKLAARMIPGMLHSVRPLAHAHARVFSENTRHWQLFETENFGRVLFMEVGALLVGRIHDHGATVFTKGQEKGYFSYGGSSIVVCYQKNQVKIAEDIAAANREGLEVRVSYGEKVGSHA; this is encoded by the coding sequence ATGACGCTCATCTATGATCGCAAACTAAAGGAAACCTATACGGAAGCGGAAGTTGGCGGCAGAGTAGTTACGTTCTTGTATGAGACAGCTCTTGGCCGCTTCCTGTTGAAACCCTTACTTTATCCGGCTTTTTCAAATTTTAAAGCAGCGCGAAATAATACGAAGCGTTCAGTCCGGAAAATAAAACCATTCGTCGAAAAATACCACATTAATTTAGATGAAGCAGAACAGACGACCTTTCAGTCGTTTAATGATTTTTTCACCCGACGTTTACGACCTGATGCTCGTCCCATTTCAGAAGCAAAAACGACTGTGATTGCGGTCGCTGACAGCAAGTTGATGACGTATTCGATTTCGGAATCGGGTGTTTTCCAGATAAAAAGCCGAAGCTATACTTTAAACGAACTGATTCGCGATACCCGTGTTGCGGAACAATTTATAGGAGGGACGTGCCTGGTTTTTCGATTAGCCATCGATGATTACCATCGTTATTGTTATCCGGACGCAGGTAAGAAATTAGCTGCACGTATGATTCCGGGTATGCTTCATTCTGTTCGACCGCTCGCACACGCACATGCGCGAGTCTTCTCGGAAAATACGCGTCACTGGCAACTCTTTGAGACTGAAAATTTTGGGCGTGTTCTCTTTATGGAAGTCGGTGCTTTATTGGTTGGAAGGATTCATGATCATGGTGCGACAGTATTCACTAAAGGCCAGGAAAAAGGCTATTTTTCTTATGGCGGATCTAGCATTGTCGTGTGTTACCAAAAAAATCAAGTGAAAATAGCTGAAGACATTGCGGCAGCTAATCGAGAAGGATTGGAAGTCCGTGTTTCTTATGGAGAGAAGGTGGGAAGCCATGCTTAA
- a CDS encoding CDP-alcohol phosphatidyltransferase family protein, with amino-acid sequence MYKRIPVFHVANTVSLMGLFFSLWSIRSLFEGNTDFAIILFVLSGLCDLFDGKFARLFKRDAFQQQMGEYIDSFVDMVSFVALPVIFLFHFVSGMTLPLVLAVFYAICGIHRLGYFHIIKEDDFIGVPLTYITLALTVTYTFFSLFSATGTALFRAAIVLLFILLPLGFVWNRPVRRPSGKMYLLFIGLAIFVLVVIGSRL; translated from the coding sequence ATGTATAAACGTATCCCAGTTTTTCACGTAGCGAATACAGTAAGTCTCATGGGCTTATTTTTCTCGCTATGGTCCATCAGAAGTCTCTTTGAGGGAAACACTGACTTTGCCATTATTTTATTTGTTCTCTCCGGGCTATGTGATCTTTTTGATGGGAAATTTGCCCGTCTCTTCAAGCGTGACGCTTTCCAACAACAAATGGGGGAGTATATTGACTCATTCGTGGATATGGTCTCGTTTGTTGCATTGCCGGTTATATTTTTATTTCATTTCGTTTCCGGGATGACGTTGCCTCTCGTTTTGGCGGTGTTCTATGCCATTTGTGGCATTCACCGATTGGGTTATTTTCATATTATAAAAGAGGATGACTTCATTGGCGTACCACTCACATACATAACGCTTGCTTTAACAGTGACGTATACGTTCTTTAGTCTGTTTAGTGCAACAGGAACGGCGTTATTCCGAGCAGCGATTGTTTTATTATTTATCTTGCTGCCGCTTGGATTCGTCTGGAATCGTCCTGTTAGACGACCAAGTGGTAAAATGTATCTCCTCTTTATTGGTTTGGCCATCTTTGTTTTGGTAGTTATTGGAAGTAGGTTATAA
- a CDS encoding CDP-archaeol synthase: MILSMYITLMPVVLAGIANMKVLKSSWLKTWQTPIDNGRVWRDGRPFFGANKTWRGAVGMVICSVAAMVLWGGICRIFPYLEQRNQFYIFNRNTVLFNSFVGALLGVAYILFELPNSFIKRRMNISPGKAAYVTNPWKYMWLDQMDSLFGCALVLWFFYPLSFGQYLGYVFLGAATHLGINVILVKIGWKKAI, translated from the coding sequence TTGATTTTAAGTATGTATATTACATTGATGCCGGTCGTTCTGGCAGGCATCGCCAACATGAAAGTGTTGAAATCATCTTGGTTGAAAACGTGGCAAACGCCGATTGATAATGGGCGAGTGTGGCGTGATGGCCGACCATTTTTCGGAGCAAATAAAACATGGCGCGGTGCAGTCGGAATGGTCATTTGCAGTGTGGCAGCCATGGTTCTGTGGGGAGGAATCTGTCGTATTTTCCCTTATTTGGAACAACGTAATCAATTCTATATCTTCAATCGAAATACCGTACTTTTTAATAGCTTTGTCGGTGCATTATTGGGTGTTGCCTATATTTTATTTGAGCTTCCCAATAGCTTTATCAAAAGAAGAATGAATATATCCCCCGGAAAGGCCGCTTATGTAACTAATCCTTGGAAATACATGTGGCTCGACCAAATGGATTCACTCTTTGGTTGTGCTTTAGTTTTATGGTTCTTTTATCCACTCAGTTTCGGACAGTATTTAGGTTATGTATTTCTGGGTGCGGCCACACATTTAGGCATCAATGTTATCTTAGTCAAAATCGGTTGGAAAAAAGCGATTTAA
- a CDS encoding lysophospholipid acyltransferase family protein, protein MPTDYGNFYKFIRGLLRLSSKRATVRTFPKTVAGPVVYVSHHRNMYGPVTILKWHPEFVRTWIFSAFMDYRTCYDHYVAYTLTERLGLSKGVAKVVAAPLAWFMTTLTKSARGIPVYRQSRKVIETMQQSVETLEQGTSLLIFPDVDYSDDSVEVKEIYDGFLYIDKYYYRKTKKHIPFVPVVAVKETQSFRVGEPIYFSGEGNFINQRKIVAAEIQQSLNALSQEGSIISIS, encoded by the coding sequence GTGCCGACTGATTATGGAAATTTTTATAAGTTCATAAGAGGGTTGTTGCGTCTATCATCCAAACGAGCGACTGTTCGGACGTTCCCCAAGACTGTTGCGGGCCCTGTTGTATATGTTTCGCACCACCGTAATATGTACGGACCGGTAACTATTTTAAAATGGCATCCGGAATTTGTTCGCACGTGGATTTTTAGTGCTTTCATGGATTATCGAACGTGCTACGATCATTATGTGGCGTACACGTTGACTGAAAGACTCGGACTCTCGAAAGGGGTTGCTAAGGTAGTGGCAGCACCGCTGGCTTGGTTCATGACAACGTTAACCAAATCTGCTCGCGGAATACCGGTTTATCGACAGTCGCGTAAAGTCATTGAAACGATGCAGCAATCGGTAGAAACACTCGAACAGGGGACAAGCCTACTGATTTTCCCCGATGTTGATTACAGCGATGACAGTGTTGAAGTAAAAGAAATCTATGACGGTTTTTTATACATCGATAAATACTATTATCGCAAAACAAAAAAGCATATTCCCTTCGTTCCCGTTGTGGCTGTAAAAGAAACGCAGTCCTTTCGGGTGGGGGAACCGATTTATTTTAGCGGAGAAGGCAACTTTATCAATCAAAGAAAAATTGTCGCCGCTGAAATTCAGCAATCATTAAATGCCTTGTCACAAGAAGGCTCTATTATATCGATAAGTTAA
- a CDS encoding glycosyltransferase family 2 protein, with translation MKKSIVVIPTYNPDQKFIPYVEELIAAGIATIIIVDDGSSEETQHIFRNIEAVPACTLLVHETNRGKGAGLKTAFRHIQATFVEETAIVTADADGQHAVQDVVRLLEELKKEAHGIVLGVRDFDLEHVPRKNAFGNKLTSRVFKWLFGTYISDTQTGLRGFHSLDIPWLVAIKGERFEYEMNMLMVAVHDDMQLVEVPIQTLYFGEERVTHYKTFRDSGRIAKQLFVGLTMKKKLVEHN, from the coding sequence TTGAAAAAGTCTATAGTAGTCATTCCAACTTACAATCCTGATCAAAAGTTTATACCCTATGTGGAAGAATTAATTGCAGCTGGCATCGCAACGATTATTATCGTCGATGATGGAAGTAGTGAAGAAACACAACACATCTTCCGAAATATCGAAGCTGTACCGGCATGTACACTCCTTGTTCACGAAACGAATCGAGGGAAAGGTGCGGGATTGAAGACGGCTTTCCGTCATATTCAAGCAACGTTTGTTGAAGAAACAGCCATTGTAACAGCAGATGCGGACGGTCAACATGCGGTACAAGACGTTGTTCGCCTGTTAGAAGAACTAAAAAAAGAGGCCCATGGTATTGTGTTAGGTGTCCGTGATTTCGACTTGGAGCATGTTCCGAGGAAGAATGCGTTTGGAAACAAGTTGACGAGTCGGGTGTTTAAATGGTTATTTGGCACCTATATTTCCGATACCCAAACAGGTTTGCGCGGCTTTCACAGTTTAGACATTCCGTGGTTAGTGGCTATTAAGGGCGAACGCTTTGAATATGAAATGAACATGCTGATGGTGGCGGTTCATGACGACATGCAGCTTGTTGAAGTGCCCATTCAAACCCTCTATTTTGGTGAAGAGCGCGTAACGCATTACAAAACATTTCGTGACTCAGGGCGTATTGCCAAACAACTCTTTGTTGGGCTGACCATGAAAAAAAAGTTAGTCGAACATAACTAG
- a CDS encoding undecaprenyl-diphosphate phosphatase, which yields MIEVLKAIILGIVEGITEWLPISSTGHMILVEEFIQLDTTAAFKEMFFVVIQLGAILAVVALYFHKLNPFSPKKSRQEKKDTMAIWFKVVVGILPAGVLGLLFDDWLNDNFYNYFVVAIMLIVYGVLFIFIENRNKDKKATITSFAELSYKTALMIGLFQCLALIPGTSRSGATILGAIIVGTSRYVAAEYSFFLSIPIMFGASALKLVKFGFDFTSMELTILVTGMVVAFFVSIVAIKFLMKYIQNNDFKAFGWYRIILGLLVIGYFFYFG from the coding sequence ATGATAGAAGTTTTGAAAGCTATAATACTTGGGATTGTAGAAGGAATTACCGAATGGTTACCAATCTCAAGTACAGGCCATATGATTTTGGTCGAAGAATTTATCCAGTTAGATACAACAGCTGCGTTTAAAGAAATGTTTTTCGTGGTGATTCAATTGGGGGCCATTTTAGCAGTTGTGGCCCTGTATTTTCACAAACTGAACCCCTTTTCTCCTAAGAAATCGCGTCAGGAGAAGAAAGACACAATGGCAATTTGGTTCAAGGTTGTTGTAGGTATTCTGCCAGCCGGCGTCTTGGGGCTTTTGTTTGATGATTGGTTGAATGATAATTTCTACAACTATTTCGTCGTTGCCATTATGTTGATTGTTTATGGGGTTCTGTTTATCTTTATCGAAAATCGAAATAAAGATAAAAAAGCGACAATTACTAGTTTTGCCGAATTGTCATATAAGACAGCTTTAATGATTGGTCTTTTCCAATGTTTGGCTTTGATTCCAGGAACGTCCCGTTCGGGCGCAACCATTTTGGGTGCGATTATTGTCGGCACATCCCGCTACGTTGCTGCTGAGTACTCATTCTTCTTATCTATCCCTATTATGTTCGGGGCTAGTGCTCTGAAGTTAGTTAAATTTGGTTTTGATTTTACAAGTATGGAATTGACAATATTAGTTACCGGAATGGTTGTTGCGTTCTTTGTTTCAATCGTTGCGATTAAGTTCTTAATGAAATACATCCAAAATAATGACTTCAAGGCATTTGGCTGGTACCGCATTATTTTGGGTCTGCTCGTAATCGGATATTTCTTCTATTTCGGATAA
- a CDS encoding DUF4153 domain-containing protein: protein MRILNNFKSSMAGIMLSLSRYPIVIIWLMAVTVMNALQIHEAFDLYSRFLFTGLTGTMFALVGQHSYERFTSKGTNHWLLAIGSLILAILYYFTMPDNNEYALIYPIRTIVLLFSLFIAFIWIPTIKRERIPFHVNFLAIFKALMTTILMSIVLAAGVAAILSSVDFLLFSIDYRVTLQALNIIGFLFATIYFLSLVPNYSQENPEVLARASEVPRFLEVLLVFIIIPIVAIYTFVLAAYVAINIGGDFWTNNLLEPLLVSYAIIVTVVYLLVCNVQHKYSELFQKIFPKIMLAVVLFQTVASVLRIQDYGITHGRYYVILFGIFSTITAIIFSFYQKNKSGLIAPILIVLSLLSVAPFVNAFTVSRHSQENILEKTLMENGMVVAGEVVPNGEITIEDKVAITRSVEYLTTWTDGESIQYVPDNFNIYSDFNTVYGFGPVYYITDGENPQEPVGNYVYLDWEATPIIPLDGADYLLKVNFYSEEEVTYPITEAVTLTLVDSALLILEDNSKEEFLRFDLTDLFEKAFAESGEVQKGAPAALTALMETKENEQAKMTVIVTQLDKYEEEISGEVFIAITLK, encoded by the coding sequence ATGCGTATATTAAACAACTTTAAGAGCAGTATGGCTGGTATTATGCTTTCATTAAGTCGTTATCCTATCGTTATAATCTGGCTAATGGCGGTAACGGTCATGAATGCTCTCCAAATTCATGAAGCCTTCGACTTGTACAGTCGGTTCCTATTTACCGGATTGACTGGGACAATGTTCGCATTGGTAGGGCAACATAGCTATGAACGTTTTACAAGCAAGGGCACGAATCACTGGTTATTGGCAATCGGTTCGCTTATTCTGGCAATATTATATTATTTCACGATGCCTGATAACAATGAATATGCACTCATCTATCCTATTCGGACGATTGTGCTACTTTTTTCATTGTTTATTGCTTTTATTTGGATTCCGACCATTAAAAGAGAACGGATACCGTTCCATGTAAATTTTTTAGCGATATTTAAAGCATTAATGACCACAATCTTAATGAGTATTGTATTGGCCGCTGGGGTAGCAGCGATATTAAGCAGTGTGGATTTTCTGCTATTTAGTATTGATTACCGGGTTACGCTTCAGGCCTTAAATATAATTGGTTTTCTTTTTGCGACGATTTACTTTTTAAGTCTTGTTCCGAATTATTCCCAAGAAAATCCGGAAGTCCTGGCGCGTGCTTCTGAAGTTCCGAGGTTTTTGGAAGTTCTGCTTGTCTTTATCATTATTCCAATCGTAGCCATCTACACATTCGTCTTAGCTGCGTATGTCGCAATCAATATCGGAGGCGATTTTTGGACGAATAATCTACTTGAGCCGTTATTAGTTTCTTATGCGATTATTGTCACGGTTGTCTACTTATTGGTCTGTAACGTTCAGCATAAATACAGCGAGCTGTTCCAGAAGATATTTCCAAAGATTATGTTGGCGGTTGTTTTATTCCAAACAGTTGCCAGTGTGTTACGGATTCAAGACTACGGCATCACGCACGGTCGCTACTATGTCATCCTGTTTGGGATATTTTCGACTATCACAGCGATCATCTTCAGCTTTTATCAAAAGAATAAGAGTGGGTTAATCGCTCCTATCCTTATCGTCCTTTCATTGCTTTCAGTGGCGCCTTTCGTCAATGCATTTACGGTTAGTCGCCATAGCCAAGAGAATATACTGGAAAAAACACTGATGGAAAATGGGATGGTGGTTGCCGGTGAAGTGGTTCCTAACGGTGAAATAACAATTGAAGATAAAGTTGCGATTACGCGAAGCGTTGAGTATTTGACGACGTGGACGGATGGTGAATCAATTCAGTACGTACCGGATAATTTCAATATTTATTCTGATTTTAATACGGTATATGGCTTTGGACCTGTGTACTACATTACGGATGGAGAAAATCCGCAAGAACCAGTCGGTAATTATGTGTACTTGGATTGGGAGGCAACGCCGATTATTCCTTTAGATGGTGCGGATTACTTGTTGAAAGTTAATTTTTATTCAGAAGAAGAAGTGACCTATCCTATAACCGAAGCGGTCACATTAACCTTGGTAGATTCCGCTTTGCTTATTCTGGAAGATAATTCTAAGGAAGAATTCCTTCGTTTTGATTTGACCGACTTATTTGAAAAAGCATTCGCAGAGTCAGGCGAAGTGCAAAAAGGCGCACCTGCCGCTCTTACAGCGCTGATGGAAACAAAAGAAAATGAACAAGCTAAAATGACAGTCATTGTGACACAGCTGGATAAATATGAAGAAGAAATCAGTGGAGAAGTCTTCATTGCAATTACGCTGAAGTAG
- a CDS encoding AraC family transcriptional regulator yields MYTMSNFKNLSLKIVSAVKSTVTTNLTTSFQKQPHVKMVYIHNGEATLTFKDASRTVKKNQIILINPNVEHYWDLENNTSVDITEVGIHGLEFSAVSESDGEFTYYVHDEKEADTNQFITFITKEMDAKKSGYEEVAKRYIEIILIHLLRDEEFSIRNSLNKKNHKEIQTVKNFMKVNYHKNITLDDLVELIHINKFYLIRIFKQEVGMSPIDYLIHVRIDEAQKMLRNTNIAIADIAHLVGFQSPSHFSKTFRELSNMTPSQYRRQGNMPPTPPQTY; encoded by the coding sequence ATGTACACTATGTCTAATTTTAAAAATCTGTCACTTAAAATCGTTTCTGCAGTAAAGTCTACTGTTACAACTAATCTAACAACTTCTTTTCAAAAACAACCACACGTTAAGATGGTTTACATCCATAACGGTGAAGCAACTTTAACATTTAAGGATGCTTCTAGGACTGTTAAGAAAAACCAAATTATTTTAATTAATCCCAATGTTGAACATTACTGGGATTTAGAAAATAATACCAGCGTTGATATCACAGAAGTAGGTATTCACGGTTTGGAATTTTCCGCGGTGAGCGAATCTGATGGTGAATTCACCTATTACGTCCACGATGAAAAAGAAGCAGATACCAATCAATTCATTACATTCATTACAAAAGAAATGGATGCAAAGAAATCTGGGTATGAAGAAGTAGCAAAACGCTACATCGAAATCATCTTGATTCATCTCCTTCGTGACGAAGAATTCTCTATTCGCAATTCACTGAACAAGAAAAACCACAAAGAAATCCAAACAGTTAAGAACTTTATGAAGGTAAACTATCATAAAAATATTACGTTGGATGACTTAGTAGAACTGATTCACATCAATAAATTCTACTTAATCCGTATTTTCAAACAAGAAGTGGGTATGTCACCTATTGACTACTTGATCCACGTTCGTATCGATGAAGCACAAAAAATGTTACGCAATACAAATATTGCTATTGCCGACATCGCCCACTTGGTTGGTTTCCAATCACCTTCGCACTTCTCAAAAACGTTCCGTGAGTTATCTAATATGACACCTTCTCAATACCGTCGTCAAGGCAACATGCCACCAACACCACCACAAACATATTAA